The following proteins are encoded in a genomic region of Synechococcus sp. CBW1002:
- a CDS encoding integrase, producing the protein MPSKDPYLTRVNRALRDLGCAVAIEVAPSGKRLRLRSTMPLPDGSWKQQRISTPITYPAGLEQARKLAEELGRDIELHRMGLDPFPFERWFDDSQKSGGGKKGGEAEDGISGVQAIRRTEQWWIQQRRRGVSAPVSWATDYASPLKPLLSLEKIDLKVLTALVESKEVGSRNRRRASIATVAVARAIDLGPEAVQKLKDLGKGYTPQKDAAPRELPTDAVILEVIDALPADWQWVAGVCATYGTRPHEALMKAQVQPNGLVAIEGGKTGARQGLPLPKAWIDRWSLERRRLPGINLDRDHRTVGAQLGVALRRFGAPFQAYDLRHAWAVRAIHNPQISPSLAAKSLGHSLMVHTTLYQRWFDSASMASLVAQM; encoded by the coding sequence ATGCCCTCCAAGGACCCGTATCTGACCCGTGTCAACCGGGCCCTCAGGGACTTGGGCTGCGCGGTGGCGATTGAGGTCGCTCCCTCCGGCAAGCGCCTGCGGCTCAGAAGCACGATGCCGCTGCCCGACGGCTCCTGGAAGCAGCAGCGCATCAGCACCCCGATTACCTACCCCGCGGGGTTGGAGCAAGCCCGCAAGCTGGCCGAGGAGCTCGGCCGGGATATCGAGCTCCACCGCATGGGGCTGGACCCCTTCCCCTTTGAGCGGTGGTTCGATGACTCCCAGAAAAGTGGAGGCGGGAAGAAGGGTGGGGAGGCCGAAGACGGGATCAGCGGCGTTCAGGCGATCCGCCGCACCGAGCAATGGTGGATCCAGCAGCGAAGGCGTGGGGTGAGTGCCCCGGTCTCCTGGGCCACCGACTACGCCTCGCCCCTCAAGCCACTGCTGTCTCTGGAGAAGATCGATCTGAAGGTGCTGACCGCTTTGGTCGAGAGCAAGGAGGTGGGGAGCCGCAACCGGCGTCGGGCTTCAATCGCCACCGTGGCAGTGGCCCGTGCGATCGATCTGGGCCCGGAAGCCGTCCAAAAGCTCAAGGATCTCGGCAAGGGGTACACCCCACAGAAGGATGCGGCCCCGCGTGAGCTGCCCACGGATGCGGTGATTCTTGAGGTGATTGATGCGTTGCCCGCCGATTGGCAGTGGGTTGCCGGTGTGTGCGCCACCTATGGCACTCGCCCCCATGAGGCACTGATGAAGGCTCAGGTCCAGCCCAATGGCCTCGTGGCGATTGAGGGAGGAAAAACCGGAGCCCGCCAGGGGCTGCCACTCCCGAAAGCCTGGATCGATCGCTGGTCGCTTGAACGCAGGCGCCTGCCCGGCATCAACCTCGATCGGGACCACCGCACGGTGGGAGCACAGCTGGGTGTGGCGCTGCGGCGGTTCGGGGCACCCTTTCAGGCCTATGACCTGCGCCATGCCTGGGCGGTGCGGGCGATTCACAACCCGCAGATCAGCCCGTCCCTGGCGGCCAAGAGCCTCGGGCATTCCCTGATGGTTCACACCACGCTCTACCAGCGCTGGTTTGACAGCGCCTCGATGGCCTCACTTGTTGCGCAGATGTGA
- a CDS encoding NAD(P)H-quinone oxidoreductase subunit L, which produces MPGFLTADNLLGLGAFVALAGAYLVVVPLALYWWMVKRWYVMGKIERFGVYGLVFLFFPGLILFSPFINLRMAGQGDAGS; this is translated from the coding sequence ATGCCCGGCTTCCTCACGGCAGACAACCTGCTCGGGCTTGGAGCGTTTGTTGCCCTCGCGGGTGCCTACCTGGTGGTGGTGCCCCTGGCCCTCTACTGGTGGATGGTGAAGCGCTGGTATGTGATGGGCAAGATTGAGCGCTTCGGCGTCTACGGCCTGGTGTTTCTCTTTTTCCCCGGCCTGATCCTGTTCTCTCCCTTCATCAACCTGCGCATGGCAGGCCAGGGAGACGCGGGCTCATGA
- a CDS encoding DUF3007 family protein, translating into MSRAQAILLGLLVFGLGGIGYGIFTATGYEGFSAGIASSVLLVLVVVGWTATYLLRVVTGKMTYMEQRRTYREAYDAHTIEQLQAKFDSLSPEEQEKLLAEVGQLQADADM; encoded by the coding sequence ATGAGCCGCGCTCAGGCGATCCTGCTGGGTCTGCTGGTCTTCGGGCTTGGCGGGATTGGCTATGGCATTTTCACCGCCACTGGTTACGAGGGCTTCAGTGCCGGCATCGCCTCTTCGGTGCTGCTGGTGCTGGTGGTGGTGGGCTGGACAGCCACCTACCTGCTGCGGGTGGTGACTGGAAAAATGACCTATATGGAGCAGCGTCGCACCTACCGCGAGGCCTACGACGCCCACACGATCGAGCAGCTGCAGGCCAAATTCGATTCCCTCAGCCCCGAGGAGCAAGAGAAGCTCCTGGCTGAGGTGGGCCAGCTCCAGGCCGACGCCGACATGTGA
- the trpA gene encoding tryptophan synthase subunit alpha, with protein MSPSAATPSACSAATAIDQRFASLAEQGRCALMPFLMAGDPDLATTAATLLTLQENGADLIELGIPYSDPLADGPVIQAAASRALRAGTTPASVLELLDGLRGALSTPVVLFTYSNPLLNRGMETFCKEAASAGAAGLVVPDLPLEEAEKLSPIAAAEGLDLVLLVAPTTPADRMARIHAASRGFTYLVSVTGVTGVRTSLQSRVGSLVQQLKTSDGTPVAVGFGISGPEQARQVRDWGANGAIVGSALVKVMAEAHAAGEDVAAAAGRFCSTLRLGLDA; from the coding sequence ATGAGCCCCTCTGCCGCGACACCTTCCGCCTGCAGCGCTGCTACGGCCATCGACCAGCGGTTCGCCTCCCTCGCTGAGCAGGGACGCTGCGCCCTGATGCCGTTCCTGATGGCCGGCGATCCCGATCTGGCCACCACCGCTGCGACGCTGCTGACACTTCAGGAGAACGGCGCCGATCTGATTGAGCTGGGAATCCCCTACAGCGATCCCCTGGCCGATGGCCCGGTGATTCAGGCCGCCGCCAGCCGCGCCCTGCGGGCCGGAACCACGCCGGCATCAGTGCTGGAGCTGCTGGATGGTCTGCGCGGTGCGCTCAGCACGCCGGTGGTGTTGTTCACCTACAGCAATCCCCTGCTCAACCGGGGCATGGAGACCTTCTGCAAGGAGGCCGCCAGCGCCGGTGCCGCCGGCCTGGTGGTTCCCGATCTGCCTCTGGAGGAAGCCGAAAAGCTCTCGCCGATCGCCGCCGCCGAAGGGCTCGACCTGGTGCTGCTGGTGGCCCCCACCACTCCAGCCGACAGGATGGCCCGCATCCATGCCGCCAGCCGAGGGTTCACCTATCTGGTCAGTGTCACCGGCGTGACGGGGGTGCGGACCAGCCTGCAGAGCCGCGTCGGCAGCCTGGTGCAGCAGCTCAAGACCAGCGACGGCACCCCCGTGGCCGTGGGCTTCGGCATCTCCGGACCTGAGCAGGCCCGCCAGGTGCGTGACTGGGGCGCCAACGGAGCCATCGTGGGCAGCGCTCTGGTCAAGGTGATGGCCGAAGCCCATGCCGCCGGAGAGGATGTCGCCGCTGCTGCCGGCCGGTTCTGCTCGACTCTGCGTCTGGGGCTGGACGCCTGA
- a CDS encoding class I SAM-dependent methyltransferase: MPSNAPGKSTSPGAPAASRWFGAVAGDYARYRLTYPEPFFARFAARCPQRDRVWDCGCGSGQASLALARHFSEVIATDASAEQLAAAAAQERVHYRCASATASGLEPASVSGVMVAAAVHWFAGPAFDAELRRVARPGAAMAWIGYLPVHMPSAALRAWFETFYSDTLAPWWPPERRLVDNAYQDLTFPAEEWPFPDDLAIERHWDLATFLGHLGTWSAVQRAREQGVDPLVEAERDLRALWPRNGAAPIDLTWPFMGRWGRIGSVP, translated from the coding sequence ATGCCGTCAAATGCACCAGGAAAGTCCACGAGTCCAGGTGCTCCGGCCGCCTCCCGCTGGTTCGGCGCCGTGGCCGGCGACTACGCCCGCTACCGGCTCACCTACCCGGAGCCCTTCTTCGCCCGCTTCGCGGCGCGTTGTCCCCAGCGTGATCGGGTCTGGGACTGCGGCTGCGGCAGCGGCCAGGCCTCCCTGGCCCTGGCCCGCCACTTCAGCGAGGTGATCGCCACCGATGCCAGTGCCGAGCAACTGGCAGCGGCCGCAGCGCAGGAGCGGGTGCACTACCGCTGCGCTTCCGCGACAGCCAGTGGCCTGGAGCCCGCCAGCGTTTCAGGGGTGATGGTGGCCGCGGCGGTGCACTGGTTCGCCGGACCCGCCTTCGACGCCGAGCTGCGTCGCGTGGCACGACCGGGTGCCGCCATGGCCTGGATCGGCTACCTGCCCGTGCACATGCCCTCCGCGGCACTGCGCGCCTGGTTTGAGACGTTCTACAGCGACACCCTGGCGCCCTGGTGGCCTCCCGAGCGACGGCTGGTCGACAACGCTTACCAGGATCTCACCTTTCCCGCAGAGGAATGGCCCTTCCCCGACGATCTGGCGATTGAGCGTCACTGGGACCTGGCCACCTTCCTCGGCCATCTGGGCACCTGGTCGGCCGTACAGCGGGCTCGGGAGCAGGGGGTCGATCCCCTGGTGGAAGCGGAGAGGGACCTGCGGGCGCTCTGGCCGCGGAATGGTGCGGCACCCATCGATCTCACCTGGCCATTCATGGGCCGCTGGGGCCGGATTGGATCAGTGCCTTGA
- a CDS encoding aminotransferase class I/II-fold pyridoxal phosphate-dependent enzyme yields the protein MPPAAARLEAVASPVIPEVAALTRQTPGTLSLAQGMVHWAPPPGVDVAVRQALDAAASQPGGCSAALHRYGAMAGEPELLAAIGTKLRHQNQLDLEGSALLVTAGSNMAFNAVAQVICDPGSEVLLPVPYYFNHAMAIQLAGGVPVPVEAGWIPDPEILARAITPRSRAIVTISPNNPSGLVIPASVLAAINALCERHGLFHINDEAYELFVHGAEPHWSPGSLAGSGAHTISLYSLSKAYGMAGWRIGYAALPQQLMAAVAKVQDTVMICPPLLNQRAALAALEAGPAWCASRIAALGERRRQLVNALNEAAESLPCALLAQPDGAFYALLRIDAPGGTLGSRDLMRRLVLEQRLASVDGASFGLVDQRHGCVLRLSYGMLNAAELEEALRRLRQGIKALIQSGPSGP from the coding sequence GTGCCACCAGCCGCCGCCCGGCTGGAGGCGGTGGCCAGCCCTGTGATTCCGGAGGTGGCGGCCCTGACCCGCCAGACCCCCGGCACCCTCTCCCTGGCCCAGGGGATGGTGCACTGGGCTCCGCCGCCCGGGGTGGATGTCGCCGTTCGGCAGGCTCTCGACGCCGCTGCCAGCCAGCCAGGCGGCTGCAGCGCCGCCCTGCATCGCTACGGTGCCATGGCCGGCGAGCCGGAGCTGCTGGCGGCGATCGGCACGAAGCTGCGGCACCAGAACCAGCTGGATCTGGAGGGCAGCGCCCTGCTGGTCACGGCCGGCAGCAACATGGCCTTCAACGCTGTGGCACAGGTGATCTGTGATCCCGGCAGTGAGGTGTTGCTGCCGGTTCCCTATTACTTCAACCACGCCATGGCGATCCAGCTGGCTGGCGGCGTGCCGGTGCCGGTGGAGGCCGGCTGGATTCCGGACCCGGAGATTCTGGCCAGGGCGATCACACCGCGCAGCCGCGCGATTGTGACGATCTCCCCCAACAATCCCAGCGGCCTGGTGATTCCCGCATCGGTGCTGGCGGCGATCAATGCCCTGTGCGAGCGCCACGGCCTGTTCCACATCAACGACGAGGCCTACGAACTGTTCGTGCATGGCGCCGAACCCCACTGGAGCCCGGGCTCCCTGGCGGGCAGTGGTGCCCACACCATTTCGCTGTATTCCCTCTCCAAGGCCTATGGCATGGCGGGCTGGCGGATCGGTTATGCGGCGTTGCCCCAGCAGCTGATGGCCGCTGTGGCCAAGGTGCAGGACACGGTGATGATCTGTCCGCCTCTGCTCAATCAGCGGGCTGCCCTGGCTGCCCTGGAGGCTGGCCCAGCCTGGTGTGCATCGCGCATCGCGGCCCTGGGGGAGCGTCGCCGCCAGCTGGTGAACGCCCTGAATGAGGCGGCTGAAAGCCTGCCCTGTGCCCTGCTGGCCCAGCCGGATGGGGCCTTTTATGCCCTGCTGCGCATCGATGCGCCTGGCGGCACCCTGGGTTCGCGGGATCTGATGCGGCGGCTGGTGCTGGAGCAGCGACTGGCCAGCGTGGATGGCGCGAGCTTCGGGCTGGTGGATCAGAGGCACGGCTGTGTGCTGCGGCTCAGCTACGGCATGCTCAATGCGGCGGAGCTGGAGGAGGCACTGCGGCGCCTCAGGCAGGGCATCAAGGCACTGATCCAATCCGGCCCCAGCGGCCCATGA
- a CDS encoding YciI family protein, producing the protein MAKFVLWGTYCDNALEKRTPYRQEHLAGLQRLKEAGTLVTLGPTEASTHVFGIFEAGSLQEVEDLVKSDVYWRNGIWTAVAVYPWIQAF; encoded by the coding sequence ATGGCGAAGTTTGTGCTCTGGGGCACCTACTGCGACAACGCTCTCGAAAAACGCACGCCCTACCGCCAGGAGCACCTGGCGGGTCTGCAGCGCCTCAAAGAGGCTGGAACCCTGGTCACCCTTGGACCCACCGAAGCCAGCACCCACGTGTTCGGAATCTTCGAGGCCGGATCTCTGCAGGAGGTTGAAGACCTGGTCAAGTCCGACGTCTACTGGCGCAACGGCATCTGGACAGCCGTTGCGGTCTATCCCTGGATCCAGGCGTTCTGA
- a CDS encoding c-type cytochrome, producing the protein MQRKCSWGGLVIPWLLVLGLVASLLIVQPGAALALAEAEPRSEQVSTAQVSTAQVSASQSSGAQLFENHCAGCHLQGGNIIRRGKTLKLAALQRNGIADADAVAAIARAGVGQMGGYADVLGDEGVSVVAAYVWQQAQADWPRQPRDT; encoded by the coding sequence GTGCAGCGCAAGTGTTCATGGGGTGGCCTGGTCATCCCATGGCTGCTGGTGCTTGGGCTGGTCGCTTCGCTGCTGATCGTCCAGCCCGGAGCCGCGCTGGCTCTGGCTGAAGCCGAGCCCAGGTCTGAACAGGTCAGCACTGCCCAGGTCAGCACTGCCCAGGTCAGTGCTTCCCAGTCAAGCGGTGCACAGCTGTTCGAGAATCATTGCGCCGGTTGTCACCTGCAGGGAGGCAACATCATTCGTCGCGGTAAGACCCTCAAACTGGCGGCCCTGCAACGCAATGGCATCGCTGATGCCGACGCCGTTGCCGCCATCGCCAGAGCAGGCGTGGGTCAGATGGGCGGCTATGCCGACGTGCTTGGGGATGAGGGTGTGTCCGTGGTGGCGGCCTATGTGTGGCAGCAGGCCCAGGCTGACTGGCCCAGACAGCCTCGGGACACCTGA
- a CDS encoding AbrB-like transcriptional regulator, whose amino-acid sequence MLIGTELLAKVKELGDASKSEIVRECGYVSSKKDGGDRLNFTAFYEALLEAKGVAFGGGGKVGKGGRKLSYIATVQGNGNLLIGKAYTALLELEPGEQFEIKLGRKQIRLLPVGAMEEMLEDEDE is encoded by the coding sequence ATGCTCATCGGAACGGAACTACTGGCCAAGGTCAAGGAACTCGGTGATGCCAGCAAGTCGGAGATCGTCCGGGAATGCGGCTATGTGTCGTCCAAGAAGGATGGAGGCGATCGACTGAATTTCACCGCCTTCTACGAGGCCCTGCTCGAAGCCAAGGGCGTGGCGTTCGGTGGTGGCGGCAAGGTTGGCAAAGGTGGACGCAAGCTCAGCTACATCGCCACGGTTCAGGGCAATGGCAACCTGCTGATCGGCAAGGCCTACACCGCCCTGCTCGAGCTGGAGCCCGGTGAGCAGTTCGAGATCAAGCTGGGTCGTAAACAGATCCGTCTGCTGCCCGTCGGTGCCATGGAAGAGATGCTTGAGGATGAGGACGAGTGA
- a CDS encoding GNAT family N-acetyltransferase: MTLIRPLVAEDLNQLIDLYHDAVISQTQGLYSSTQIEAWATNAARGDAVRSALCNGYGLASCVADDSQRIEAFAVLDPIDRLSLLYCRGRSSRQGRATALVLQLEAHARRQHCAQLRTEASQLSRPLLTRLGWEVQEEEEVLFGGATFLRWRMIKSLR; the protein is encoded by the coding sequence ATGACCCTCATCCGTCCGCTGGTTGCCGAGGATCTGAACCAGCTGATTGACCTCTATCACGACGCCGTAATCTCCCAGACTCAGGGTCTCTACAGCAGCACACAGATCGAGGCCTGGGCCACCAACGCTGCTCGCGGCGATGCGGTGCGTTCCGCCCTCTGCAACGGCTACGGCCTCGCCAGTTGCGTAGCAGACGATTCCCAGCGGATCGAAGCCTTCGCTGTACTCGATCCGATCGATCGACTCTCTCTGCTCTATTGCCGCGGCCGTTCATCCCGCCAGGGGCGCGCCACGGCCCTGGTGCTCCAGCTGGAAGCCCATGCCCGCCGTCAGCATTGCGCGCAGTTGCGCACCGAGGCCAGCCAGCTGTCACGGCCCCTGCTGACGCGACTCGGCTGGGAGGTGCAGGAGGAGGAGGAGGTGCTCTTCGGCGGAGCGACGTTTCTGCGCTGGCGGATGATCAAGTCGCTCCGTTGA
- a CDS encoding Nif11 domain/cupin domain-containing protein: protein MAEAQLQQFLEKVRALQAFVALSEADPALRQALRDCNHHHQVVSLAQSRGFEIGRRWGEQENPTAGDDNLLAGSCPAAGTEETRLLLEAPGLRLERIHSCDFANPDHFWYDQEEHEWVLLLRGSATLRFADEPEARQMTAGDSLWIRAHRAHRLERTDPAPGSVWLALFSKAACAD from the coding sequence ATGGCCGAAGCCCAGCTGCAGCAGTTCCTCGAGAAGGTTCGAGCGCTCCAGGCCTTCGTGGCCCTCAGCGAAGCGGATCCGGCGCTGCGCCAGGCCCTGCGCGACTGCAACCACCACCATCAGGTGGTGAGTCTGGCGCAAAGCCGTGGTTTTGAGATCGGTCGCCGCTGGGGAGAACAGGAGAACCCTACCGCCGGTGATGACAACCTGCTGGCTGGTTCCTGTCCAGCCGCTGGAACCGAAGAGACCCGCCTGCTGCTTGAGGCGCCAGGCCTGCGTCTGGAGCGGATCCATTCCTGCGACTTCGCCAATCCCGACCACTTCTGGTACGACCAGGAGGAGCACGAATGGGTGCTCTTGCTACGCGGCAGCGCCACACTGCGCTTTGCTGATGAACCCGAGGCGCGGCAAATGACAGCCGGAGACAGCCTCTGGATCAGAGCTCATCGAGCCCATCGTCTGGAACGGACGGATCCGGCTCCCGGTTCCGTATGGCTGGCCCTGTTCTCGAAGGCGGCTTGCGCAGACTGA
- a CDS encoding phosphate-starvation-inducible PsiE family protein, with protein sequence MKTRPWFRRVTDDGGFLHLIDRGEQQLAKLLALVLCVVIAAATFQLVAVVIGSLFTSNSRWMGDDLTAVLGDLLNLLIALEVLQNITSYLRRHVVQIELVLLTAITAVARKVIVLPPGAENKPQLLVGLGIAVLSLAAAFWLVRSLSLRKPPSRTGPAIRNREPDPSVPDDGLDEL encoded by the coding sequence ATGAAAACGAGGCCCTGGTTTCGGCGTGTCACCGATGATGGTGGCTTCCTGCATCTGATTGATCGAGGGGAGCAGCAGCTGGCCAAGCTGCTTGCCCTTGTGCTCTGCGTGGTGATTGCCGCCGCCACCTTCCAACTGGTCGCGGTCGTGATCGGTTCGCTGTTCACCTCCAACAGCCGCTGGATGGGGGACGACCTCACCGCAGTGCTGGGCGATCTGCTCAATCTCCTGATCGCCCTGGAGGTGCTGCAGAACATCACCTCCTATCTGCGGCGCCACGTGGTGCAGATTGAGCTGGTGCTTCTCACCGCGATCACCGCCGTTGCCCGGAAGGTGATTGTGCTGCCACCCGGTGCGGAGAACAAGCCGCAGCTGCTTGTGGGTCTGGGAATCGCGGTGCTCTCTCTGGCCGCTGCCTTCTGGCTGGTGCGCAGCCTCAGTCTGCGCAAGCCGCCTTCGAGAACAGGGCCAGCCATACGGAACCGGGAGCCGGATCCGTCCGTTCCAGACGATGGGCTCGATGAGCTCTGA
- a CDS encoding YkvA family protein, producing MTSSSAASSARPSSFAAEGFDPDPPGLEVEAEVLESRVVDEAVLLRLLRRAGRLVARPALECLELLLDASTPAQVRFTVLAALTYLLVPIDLIPDFIPAAGFSDDLVAITALLGLCTRHLTPDIKRRAQRRLDRWFPPGR from the coding sequence ATGACTTCCAGCTCCGCGGCATCTTCGGCACGGCCTTCCTCCTTCGCCGCTGAAGGTTTCGATCCCGATCCCCCAGGACTGGAGGTGGAAGCTGAGGTGCTCGAAAGCCGGGTGGTCGATGAGGCCGTGCTGCTGCGCCTGCTGCGCCGCGCCGGGCGGCTGGTGGCACGGCCGGCCCTGGAGTGCCTTGAGCTGCTGCTTGATGCCTCCACTCCCGCCCAGGTGCGGTTCACCGTGCTGGCGGCTCTCACCTATCTGCTGGTGCCGATCGACCTGATCCCCGATTTCATCCCGGCGGCTGGCTTCAGCGACGATCTGGTCGCGATCACGGCCCTTCTGGGGCTCTGCACACGCCATCTCACCCCCGACATCAAGCGCCGGGCGCAGCGCAGACTGGATCGCTGGTTCCCCCCCGGCCGCTGA
- a CDS encoding sigma-70 family RNA polymerase sigma factor: MATSLSAYLGEIGRHQLLTPEQELTLGRKVQAMVGLQERCHDAGGSGPACEYSDLERRTMRLGERAKDQMITANLRLVVNLAKRYQGKGLDLLDLIQEGTLGLTRAVEKFDPTRGHRFSTYAYWWIRQGLNRALSTQSRTIRIPVNVNEKLTRLRAAKARYLQANGLPPAASDLARMMQLPLGDVEDLLGCELRSVTVSLQGVVKSKADPSELVDVLPSNEMPPMERAELAERSASVWALLERASLTPKERTVVLLRFGLDGSNEWRTLAEVARQLACSREYCRQVVQRALRKLRKAGIESGLVEAE, translated from the coding sequence ATGGCGACATCGCTCAGCGCCTATCTCGGTGAAATCGGTCGGCATCAACTTCTCACTCCCGAGCAGGAGCTCACCCTCGGGCGAAAGGTGCAGGCCATGGTGGGGCTACAGGAGCGCTGCCACGACGCTGGCGGCAGTGGCCCCGCCTGCGAGTACAGCGATCTCGAGCGGCGCACCATGCGTCTGGGTGAGCGCGCCAAGGACCAGATGATCACCGCGAACCTGCGGTTGGTCGTGAATCTGGCCAAGCGCTACCAGGGCAAGGGGCTGGATCTGCTCGATCTGATCCAGGAAGGCACCCTGGGGCTCACCCGCGCCGTCGAGAAATTCGATCCCACCCGCGGACATCGCTTCAGTACTTATGCTTACTGGTGGATTCGTCAGGGACTGAACCGTGCCCTGTCCACCCAGAGCCGCACGATTCGGATCCCCGTCAATGTGAACGAGAAGCTCACCAGGCTGCGGGCCGCCAAGGCCCGCTATCTCCAGGCCAATGGACTACCCCCCGCCGCCAGTGATCTGGCCCGGATGATGCAGTTGCCCTTGGGTGACGTCGAGGATCTGCTGGGCTGCGAGTTGCGCAGTGTCACCGTGAGCCTGCAGGGGGTGGTGAAGTCGAAGGCGGATCCCTCCGAACTGGTGGACGTTCTGCCCAGCAACGAAATGCCGCCGATGGAGCGGGCAGAGCTGGCCGAACGCAGTGCCTCGGTGTGGGCACTGCTGGAGCGGGCCAGCCTCACACCCAAGGAGCGCACCGTGGTGCTGTTGCGGTTCGGGCTGGACGGCAGCAATGAATGGCGCACCCTGGCGGAGGTGGCCCGTCAACTGGCCTGCAGCCGCGAATATTGCCGACAGGTGGTTCAGCGGGCCCTGCGCAAGCTGCGGAAAGCCGGCATCGAGAGCGGTCTGGTGGAAGCAGAATGA
- a CDS encoding DUF2214 family protein: MPGFAALPTPVLSSAGVAYVHYLSFMLCFGALVLERRLIRPNPSKQDATLMVITDVVYGLAALALLGSGILRVLHFGQGSAFYTENPLFWWKVGLYLSVGGLSLYPTITYILWAIPLRKGEAPQVSEALAKRLGWILNIELAGFAAIPLLATLMARGVGLPGGAG; encoded by the coding sequence ATGCCAGGCTTCGCTGCCCTGCCCACCCCGGTGCTCTCCAGCGCCGGCGTGGCCTACGTGCATTACCTCAGCTTCATGCTCTGCTTCGGGGCCCTGGTGCTGGAGCGGCGGCTGATCCGCCCCAACCCCAGCAAGCAGGACGCCACGCTGATGGTGATCACTGACGTGGTCTACGGCCTGGCAGCCCTGGCCCTGCTGGGGAGCGGCATCCTGCGCGTGCTCCACTTCGGCCAGGGCAGCGCCTTCTACACCGAGAATCCCCTGTTCTGGTGGAAGGTGGGCCTTTACCTGTCGGTGGGGGGCCTGTCGCTCTATCCCACGATCACCTACATCCTCTGGGCCATTCCGTTGCGCAAGGGTGAAGCTCCGCAGGTGAGCGAGGCCCTGGCCAAGCGTCTGGGCTGGATCCTCAACATCGAGCTGGCCGGATTCGCCGCCATCCCCCTGTTGGCCACGTTGATGGCTCGCGGCGTTGGACTGCCTGGAGGAGCCGGGTGA
- a CDS encoding matrixin family metalloprotease produces MPEAVLAAVPPETPITQDSIARTPTTRPSSGTAPSAASPEGFEDYRHRLQPGPWGWIHRSPWCIWIEPIGDEASLWDLRWSEAVEAALTRWQELLVIERVEDPAAAQIQVLRRRPPLRLLEGEQRASHGRAELLGARWVRHNGAWQLEPRLQVLLSPNQRQLGIEATALHELGHAFGLWGHSDQPADVMAAVPGATPVLEIGPRDRATLSWLQQQPSVFAPDSGGPALQPPAGSQGEQEAQ; encoded by the coding sequence GTGCCCGAGGCGGTCCTTGCGGCAGTTCCACCAGAGACGCCGATCACCCAAGACTCGATCGCCAGGACACCGACTACCAGGCCATCGAGCGGCACGGCACCGTCAGCAGCCAGTCCCGAGGGTTTCGAGGATTACCGCCACCGGCTCCAACCTGGCCCCTGGGGCTGGATTCACCGCTCTCCCTGGTGCATCTGGATCGAACCGATCGGGGACGAGGCCTCCCTCTGGGATCTCCGCTGGAGCGAGGCGGTGGAGGCGGCCCTGACCCGCTGGCAGGAGCTGCTGGTGATCGAGCGGGTGGAGGATCCCGCCGCCGCCCAGATTCAGGTGCTGCGGCGCCGACCGCCGCTGCGGCTTCTGGAGGGAGAGCAGCGGGCCAGCCATGGGCGCGCTGAGCTGCTGGGGGCGCGCTGGGTACGGCACAACGGTGCCTGGCAGCTGGAGCCCCGCCTGCAGGTGCTGCTCTCTCCGAACCAACGGCAGCTGGGCATCGAAGCCACCGCCCTGCATGAACTGGGCCATGCTTTCGGGTTGTGGGGCCACAGCGACCAGCCTGCTGATGTGATGGCAGCTGTGCCAGGGGCAACCCCAGTGCTGGAGATCGGTCCCCGCGACCGCGCCACCCTCAGCTGGCTGCAGCAGCAGCCCAGTGTTTTCGCCCCCGACTCAGGCGGCCCGGCCCTGCAGCCTCCGGCCGGCAGCCAGGGCGAGCAGGAAGCCCAATAG